One window of the Niallia circulans genome contains the following:
- the yutH gene encoding spore coat putative kinase YutH: protein MIKKILSTKYGIDVEEETRVGHYEACISKGKLYTIVPVGNIEEEELTERDQIAAHIYQIGDKHVSMLLESKEGNKHTEMNEQLYCVLLNDRLRPFQSRKLGRKLGKFHFRGRTVPFGVQKISRMGQWKSMWEQRLGQLEGFWNSMLYKQPESEFDQLFLESFPYYMGIAENAIQYLVDTELDDDPTAVDSGTICYNRFTKDTWAGEYYIKNPFDWVFDHCGRDLAEWTRDRYFRNIKTYHREVKTFYEEYQSVMPLSSFAWRLIYARLLFPIHYVECIENYYSAIQEADRLFLEERLKKMLSQSRDLELFLKEFFDNTEVAVKTLKIPIVSWL from the coding sequence TTGATTAAGAAAATCTTATCTACAAAGTATGGAATTGATGTAGAAGAAGAAACAAGAGTCGGTCATTATGAAGCTTGTATAAGCAAAGGAAAACTCTATACCATTGTTCCAGTTGGAAATATAGAGGAAGAAGAACTAACAGAAAGAGATCAAATTGCTGCACATATCTATCAGATTGGAGATAAACATGTCAGCATGTTATTAGAGTCAAAAGAAGGAAACAAACATACTGAAATGAATGAGCAACTTTATTGTGTGCTTTTGAATGATCGACTACGTCCCTTTCAGTCTCGGAAATTAGGGAGGAAACTGGGGAAGTTTCATTTTAGAGGCAGAACTGTACCATTTGGTGTCCAAAAAATAAGTAGAATGGGGCAGTGGAAGAGCATGTGGGAACAAAGGTTGGGACAATTGGAGGGTTTTTGGAACAGTATGTTATATAAACAGCCAGAAAGTGAATTCGATCAATTATTTTTAGAATCTTTTCCATATTATATGGGAATTGCTGAAAATGCCATTCAGTATCTTGTCGATACAGAGCTAGATGATGATCCAACTGCTGTAGATAGCGGAACGATTTGTTATAACCGTTTTACAAAAGACACATGGGCAGGGGAATATTATATTAAAAATCCATTTGATTGGGTATTTGATCATTGTGGAAGAGATCTTGCTGAATGGACAAGAGATCGATATTTTCGAAATATCAAAACATATCATCGAGAAGTGAAGACGTTTTATGAGGAGTATCAAAGCGTTATGCCTCTAAGTTCTTTTGCATGGAGATTAATATATGCAAGGCTTTTATTTCCCATTCATTATGTGGAATGTATCGAAAATTATTATTCAGCTATACAGGAGGCAGACCGTCTATTTCTAGAAGAACGGTTAAAGAAAATGCTTAGTCAGTCGAGAGATTTAGAATTATTTTTGAAAGAATTTTTTGACAACACAGAAGTGGCAGTTAAAACATTGAAAATCCCAATTGTTTCCTGGTTGTAA
- a CDS encoding DUF2225 domain-containing protein, with translation MRNLNKIEPLFDKQCTCLLCQTKFTTKKLRSRFVKLKHLDTDFFPVYAEHNPLLYYINVCPACGFSFSDDTVSYFSPESKKILIEKVCSHWIPHSFGEERNIEDSIKTYKLAAYCASLRKDKHIILAGLHLRIAWHYRMLNNQEQEKRFISLALAEYETSYSVGDYQGTPVSELRTIYLIADLSKRTDNLEKATKFYSKVIEQQSRTVETQIVKLAKESWQELRDSQKTFI, from the coding sequence GTGAGAAATTTGAACAAAATCGAACCGTTATTTGATAAGCAATGTACCTGTTTGCTTTGTCAAACTAAATTTACAACAAAAAAATTACGTTCAAGATTTGTCAAATTGAAACATTTAGATACAGATTTCTTTCCTGTCTATGCTGAGCATAATCCACTCCTTTATTATATAAATGTCTGCCCTGCTTGCGGGTTTTCTTTTAGTGATGATACGGTTTCTTATTTTTCTCCAGAAAGTAAAAAGATACTAATCGAAAAAGTATGTTCCCACTGGATTCCACATTCCTTTGGAGAAGAACGTAACATAGAGGATAGTATTAAAACGTATAAATTAGCTGCTTATTGCGCTTCTTTACGGAAGGATAAGCATATTATCCTTGCAGGACTCCACCTACGGATTGCATGGCATTATCGTATGTTAAATAATCAAGAACAAGAGAAGCGTTTTATATCCCTTGCATTAGCAGAATATGAAACTTCCTATTCTGTTGGTGACTATCAGGGAACTCCTGTTTCAGAATTAAGAACCATTTATTTAATAGCAGATCTTTCCAAGCGGACTGATAATCTTGAAAAAGCTACAAAATTTTATTCAAAAGTAATTGAGCAGCAGAGTAGAACAGTGGAAACACAAATTGTAAAGCTAGCTAAAGAAAGCTGGCAGGAATTAAGAGACAGTCAAAAAACCTTCATCTAA
- a CDS encoding homoserine dehydrogenase, with protein MEAISIGLLGLGTVGSGVVKIIENHQDKIMHQVGCPVKVKKILVKNVKKEREVEITDDIHLTVEANDILDDPEIDVVIEVMGGIEETRNILLKALKNKKQVVTANKDLMAVHGAELLQAASQNNCDLFYEASVAGGIPILRGLVDGLASDRIIKLMGIVNGTTNFILTKMSQQQRPYEDVLLEAQALGFAESDPTSDVEGLDAARKMTILATLGFSMNIGLEDVKVQGITNVTDDDIQYGKQLGYTMKLIGIAQRQEEKVEVSVQPTFIVDSHPLAAVNNEYNAVYVYGEAVGETMFYGPGAGSLPTATAVVSDLVNVLKNMRLGVNGKGAIAPQFKKKLKEPDEMFSKYFLRLQVVDEVGVFAEITSIFSQHGVSFEKILQLPVKEKGLAEIVLVTHHASLLNYENILLELRDLSSVRTVKSSYRVEGGTK; from the coding sequence ATGGAGGCAATCTCAATTGGACTACTCGGATTAGGAACTGTTGGATCGGGCGTTGTAAAAATTATTGAGAATCATCAAGATAAAATTATGCATCAAGTCGGCTGTCCAGTGAAGGTAAAAAAAATTCTCGTCAAGAATGTAAAGAAAGAACGAGAAGTAGAGATTACAGATGATATTCATTTAACAGTTGAGGCTAATGATATATTAGATGATCCTGAAATAGATGTGGTAATAGAAGTAATGGGTGGGATTGAAGAGACAAGGAACATCCTGTTAAAAGCCTTAAAAAATAAAAAACAAGTAGTAACGGCAAACAAGGATTTAATGGCAGTACATGGAGCAGAGCTATTGCAAGCTGCTTCCCAAAATAATTGTGATTTATTTTATGAGGCAAGTGTTGCTGGAGGAATTCCTATTCTAAGAGGTTTAGTAGACGGGTTAGCTTCTGACCGTATCATTAAATTAATGGGAATTGTGAACGGGACAACTAATTTTATTTTAACAAAGATGAGTCAACAGCAAAGACCGTATGAGGATGTTCTATTAGAAGCGCAAGCATTAGGTTTTGCGGAAAGTGATCCCACTTCTGATGTCGAAGGGCTGGATGCAGCAAGAAAAATGACTATTTTGGCAACATTAGGCTTTTCAATGAATATTGGCTTGGAAGATGTAAAGGTACAAGGCATAACGAATGTAACAGATGACGATATACAGTATGGAAAGCAGTTAGGATATACAATGAAACTCATTGGCATTGCTCAAAGGCAGGAAGAAAAAGTAGAAGTTAGTGTCCAGCCTACTTTTATTGTCGACAGCCATCCATTGGCAGCTGTTAATAATGAGTATAATGCTGTGTATGTATATGGAGAAGCGGTAGGAGAAACGATGTTTTATGGTCCTGGTGCCGGAAGCTTACCAACTGCAACAGCCGTTGTATCGGATCTAGTTAATGTTTTGAAAAATATGCGCTTGGGCGTTAATGGAAAAGGTGCAATTGCTCCACAATTTAAAAAGAAGCTAAAAGAGCCAGACGAAATGTTTTCTAAATATTTCTTACGTCTGCAAGTAGTGGATGAGGTTGGAGTATTTGCAGAAATTACATCCATCTTCTCCCAGCATGGAGTCAGCTTTGAGAAAATCCTCCAGTTACCAGTAAAGGAAAAAGGATTGGCAGAAATAGTCTTAGTAACACACCATGCGTCTTTATTAAACTATGAGAATATTTTATTAGAATTAAGGGACTTATCATCTGTTCGAACAGTTAAAAGTTCTTATCGAGTTGAAGGAGGAACAAAGTAA
- a CDS encoding glycerol kinase: METKVAYLSTSKLATKHKKSVKEMFNILLEKELVEKEEENWMLTKKGESIGGIIKKHFKAGEYIAWDVERIEEILIKSTNDETYINATTISSHFGISRNKINPIFAELGFIEKEGNGWIVTLLGEKNGGKQLKYDRTGIPFVNWKKSILTHKAVLEAIEAIGTNESKKNETQVETNNVNHHSITFRDKFEATYRTMDGHYVRSRAEVLIDNWLYMYGIVHAYERKLPIEQEAYCDFYLPSGRVYIEYWGLENDAKYKQRKERKLEIYKENGFNLIEIQDADIKNLDDILPKKLLAYGVRMN; the protein is encoded by the coding sequence TTGGAAACTAAAGTAGCATATTTATCTACTTCGAAGTTAGCAACTAAACATAAGAAATCAGTAAAAGAAATGTTTAATATATTGCTGGAAAAAGAACTGGTAGAAAAAGAGGAAGAGAATTGGATGTTAACTAAAAAAGGAGAGAGTATTGGTGGAATAATTAAAAAGCATTTTAAAGCGGGAGAGTACATAGCTTGGGATGTCGAAAGGATAGAAGAAATATTAATTAAATCAACCAATGATGAAACTTATATAAATGCTACTACAATAAGTTCTCATTTTGGTATAAGCAGAAATAAAATAAACCCTATCTTTGCAGAACTAGGATTTATAGAGAAGGAAGGAAATGGATGGATAGTTACTTTACTAGGTGAAAAAAATGGAGGTAAACAGTTAAAGTATGATAGAACTGGTATTCCTTTCGTCAATTGGAAGAAATCAATATTAACCCACAAGGCAGTTCTTGAGGCTATAGAAGCAATAGGTACGAATGAGAGTAAAAAAAATGAAACTCAGGTAGAAACTAATAATGTTAATCATCATAGTATAACATTTAGGGATAAATTTGAAGCAACATATAGGACAATGGATGGTCATTATGTACGTTCTAGAGCAGAAGTTTTAATTGACAATTGGTTATACATGTACGGAATCGTTCATGCTTATGAAAGAAAGTTGCCAATTGAACAAGAGGCGTATTGTGACTTTTATTTACCATCTGGAAGAGTATATATTGAATACTGGGGACTAGAAAACGATGCTAAATACAAGCAAAGAAAAGAACGAAAATTAGAAATCTATAAAGAAAATGGTTTTAATCTGATAGAAATACAAGATGCAGATATAAAAAATCTTGATGATATTCTACCAAAAAAGCTGTTAGCTTATGGGGTAAGAATGAACTGA
- a CDS encoding YuzD family protein translates to MKKEIEVSIYGAEQICASCVNLPSSKDTYEWLQAALSRKFPEQTFQIKYYDIFQANYTEDKNKFCQKIIEEDLFYPVVVIEGEIVGEGNPKLKKIYAEFEKYGYTSA, encoded by the coding sequence TTGAAAAAGGAAATTGAAGTTAGTATTTATGGTGCAGAACAAATTTGTGCAAGCTGTGTTAACCTGCCATCTTCTAAGGACACATATGAATGGCTCCAAGCTGCATTAAGTAGAAAATTTCCAGAGCAGACTTTTCAGATTAAATATTATGATATTTTTCAAGCAAATTATACGGAAGATAAAAATAAATTCTGTCAGAAAATTATAGAGGAAGATTTATTCTATCCAGTAGTAGTAATTGAGGGAGAGATTGTAGGCGAAGGTAATCCGAAGTTGAAGAAAATTTATGCGGAATTTGAGAAATACGGCTATACTAGTGCTTAA
- a CDS encoding tyrosine-type recombinase/integrase: MSLNKRVRKKPVGKMANQKEYPKITMEQAIDLVVAGKSAEGLRQRTLKDYKKDWNYFVTWLYKNYEIESVDELSPQIFRDYINYLKHDAPKYDGHKYIKSEQGIGLSDTTINIRLRVYRAMFNYLEREDLIEVNPMTNVKQLRQDIDLTNCFTDEEVKEVLRQPNQRDYVGYRDYVAMILLLDSGIRANELLSLRIGNVDFQTRFITLAGEKNKNRKPRIVPISAHTVKLLIQLVSENKKHFTTDRIFLSSYGEPLGQNNFNKRLKYYADKAGIKGKKVTAHVYRHTWAKNMTLNGCDAFTLQKMGGWSDIRTMRRYIQMDTDDLRKSHDEFSPVMNIVRKKL, encoded by the coding sequence ATGTCATTAAATAAGAGAGTTAGGAAGAAGCCAGTAGGAAAAATGGCTAATCAAAAGGAATACCCAAAAATAACAATGGAGCAGGCAATAGACCTAGTTGTTGCAGGTAAGAGTGCTGAAGGGCTAAGACAGAGAACCTTAAAGGATTATAAGAAAGATTGGAATTACTTCGTTACTTGGCTTTACAAAAACTACGAGATAGAATCTGTAGACGAGTTATCACCACAAATTTTTAGAGACTACATTAACTATCTGAAACATGATGCCCCTAAGTATGATGGACACAAATATATTAAAAGTGAGCAAGGAATAGGATTGTCTGATACGACGATTAATATTCGTTTGAGGGTATATAGGGCAATGTTTAATTACTTGGAGCGAGAGGACTTAATAGAAGTGAATCCTATGACAAATGTAAAACAGTTACGACAAGACATAGACCTAACAAATTGTTTTACCGATGAAGAGGTAAAAGAAGTACTTAGACAGCCTAATCAAAGAGATTATGTAGGTTATAGGGACTATGTAGCTATGATTTTACTTTTAGATAGCGGCATTAGAGCAAATGAACTTTTAAGCTTACGAATTGGAAATGTAGACTTTCAAACTAGGTTTATTACACTTGCTGGTGAAAAGAACAAGAACAGAAAACCTCGTATTGTGCCTATTTCAGCACATACAGTAAAGTTATTGATACAATTAGTTAGTGAAAATAAAAAGCACTTCACCACAGATAGAATCTTTCTTTCTTCCTATGGAGAGCCGTTGGGACAGAATAACTTTAACAAGCGTTTAAAGTATTATGCTGATAAGGCTGGCATAAAGGGAAAAAAGGTAACAGCTCACGTATATAGGCATACATGGGCCAAGAACATGACACTGAATGGCTGTGATGCATTTACACTTCAAAAAATGGGTGGATGGTCGGATATTCGAACTATGAGAAGGTATATTCAGATGGATACGGATGACCTAAGGAAAAGTCATGATGAGTTCTCTCCAGTGATGAATATCGTTCGAAAGAAGCTATAA
- the thrC gene encoding threonine synthase, with protein sequence MRWKGLLEEYKEYLPINESTPMLTLNEGNTPLIKLEKLSEEWGVELFVKTEGTNPTGSFKDRGMVMAVAKAKEEGNSTVICASTGNTSAAAAAYATRAGMRCIVVIPEGKIAMGKLAQAVMYGAEIIAIEGNFDQALQMVRKISETEPVALVNSVNPYRLEGQKTAAFEVCDQLGEAPDILAIPVGNAGNISAYWKGFKEYHEKKQTGLPKIHGFEAAGAAAIVHNRVFENPETIATAIRIGNPASWQLAVQAQEESKGIIDEVTDEEIIAAYRTIAAKEGVFAEPGSCASIAGVYKHIQNGKIPKGSRIVAILTGNGLKDPNTAIDVSPIKPVVLPNDEKAVANHIKGVVHI encoded by the coding sequence ATGAGATGGAAGGGTCTTTTAGAAGAATATAAAGAATATTTACCAATAAATGAATCGACACCAATGTTAACACTAAATGAAGGAAACACTCCTTTAATTAAGCTGGAAAAGTTGTCTGAGGAATGGGGCGTCGAGCTATTTGTCAAAACGGAAGGAACTAATCCAACTGGCTCCTTTAAAGATAGAGGAATGGTCATGGCTGTAGCTAAAGCAAAGGAAGAGGGAAACTCTACCGTTATTTGTGCCTCTACAGGAAATACGTCAGCTGCAGCTGCTGCCTATGCTACACGTGCAGGGATGCGCTGTATTGTCGTTATACCAGAAGGAAAAATTGCGATGGGAAAATTGGCACAAGCCGTTATGTATGGTGCTGAGATTATTGCGATTGAAGGGAATTTCGATCAAGCATTACAAATGGTACGAAAAATTAGTGAAACAGAACCCGTTGCACTTGTTAATTCAGTGAATCCGTATCGTTTAGAAGGACAAAAAACAGCTGCTTTTGAAGTCTGTGACCAATTAGGAGAAGCGCCAGATATATTGGCAATTCCTGTTGGTAATGCCGGAAATATTAGTGCATATTGGAAAGGCTTTAAAGAATATCACGAAAAAAAGCAGACTGGACTACCGAAAATCCATGGCTTTGAGGCGGCTGGAGCAGCAGCGATTGTTCATAATCGCGTATTTGAGAATCCAGAAACAATTGCTACTGCCATTCGAATTGGTAACCCTGCTAGCTGGCAGCTGGCTGTTCAAGCACAAGAAGAGTCCAAGGGAATTATTGATGAAGTAACAGATGAAGAGATTATTGCTGCATATCGTACAATTGCTGCAAAAGAAGGGGTATTTGCTGAGCCAGGTTCTTGTGCATCGATTGCCGGTGTTTATAAGCATATTCAAAATGGAAAAATTCCTAAAGGAAGTAGAATAGTAGCGATTCTTACAGGAAATGGCTTGAAAGATCCGAATACAGCGATCGATGTAAGTCCAATTAAGCCAGTAGTACTGCCTAATGATGAAAAAGCAGTAGCTAATCACATTAAGGGAGTCGTTCATATATGA
- the thrB gene encoding homoserine kinase — MNEGEMLLIKVPASTANLGPGFDSIGLALNLYLSLEVVQSDCWEVIPLTEELKEFPSDESNFIIKTAIEVAESFHTILPPCQIKVDSNIPLARGLGSSASAIVAGIELADQVGNLQLTKQQKFAIASKMEGHPDNVGASIFGGLVVGCQLGEEVDAEIIHSIDLEVLAVIPEEELLTKSSRGVLPNSLSFAEAVSAGAISNLLVAALLTGNSKLAGKMMKKDKYHQPYRKELVPHLEIIEEHACDLGAYGVALSGAGPTVLCFVEPGKMNTLIDGLAVKLPDMRFLPLEIDKKGSTCSGALATEVK; from the coding sequence ATGAACGAAGGAGAGATGCTGCTAATTAAAGTCCCAGCGAGTACTGCTAATCTCGGGCCAGGCTTTGATAGTATTGGACTAGCATTAAATTTATATTTATCATTGGAAGTTGTTCAAAGTGACTGTTGGGAGGTTATTCCGTTAACAGAGGAATTGAAGGAATTTCCTAGTGATGAAAGTAATTTCATTATTAAAACAGCGATCGAGGTGGCGGAATCATTTCATACTATTCTTCCTCCATGTCAAATAAAAGTGGATAGTAATATTCCTTTAGCAAGAGGACTAGGATCTAGTGCCTCCGCTATTGTGGCAGGAATTGAACTAGCAGATCAAGTCGGTAATTTACAACTGACTAAACAACAGAAATTTGCAATTGCCTCCAAAATGGAGGGGCATCCAGATAATGTTGGGGCAAGTATTTTCGGAGGATTAGTTGTTGGTTGTCAATTAGGAGAAGAAGTAGATGCAGAAATTATTCATTCGATAGACTTGGAAGTACTAGCAGTGATTCCAGAAGAAGAGCTATTAACAAAGTCTTCTCGAGGAGTTTTACCGAACTCTCTTTCTTTTGCTGAAGCTGTTTCAGCAGGTGCAATATCTAATCTATTAGTTGCAGCACTGCTTACAGGCAATAGCAAACTTGCAGGAAAAATGATGAAAAAAGACAAGTATCATCAGCCATATCGGAAAGAGTTAGTACCGCACTTAGAGATCATAGAAGAGCATGCTTGCGATCTAGGTGCTTATGGAGTGGCTTTAAGTGGAGCGGGACCGACAGTGTTATGTTTTGTAGAACCTGGAAAAATGAATACGTTAATAGATGGATTAGCAGTGAAATTACCTGATATGCGTTTCCTCCCCTTGGAAATAGACAAGAAAGGGAGTACTTGCTCCGGAGCACTTGCAACAGAAGTTAAATAA
- a CDS encoding NAD(P)/FAD-dependent oxidoreductase: MKKLIILGGGYGGMRVLSSIIPHLPYNFMVILIDKVPFHFLKTEYYALAAGTVLDKSLQIPFPKHPQVSMIQAEVEKIDLENNKVWLAGRNPIDYDDLIIGLGCEDNYHQVEGAKENTHSIQTINKSKRTHKHLHSLPQGAKVAIIGGGLSGVELAAELAESSSLQITLLDRGNTILSSYPKKVRNYVERWFTDKKVNLIKNSNITCIKKNTVYNHGSPHHYDCIIWTAGIQPNKIVRELDVEKDKKGRIILSKHHHLPDNEHVFVVGDCASLSHPPSAQLAEGQAEQIAFVLISRWQGKVLPNYMPPIKLKGVLGSLGKKAGFGLIAKTALTGRIPRLIKHGVLWKDKNNKNKINH, from the coding sequence ATGAAAAAATTAATAATATTAGGCGGCGGTTATGGTGGTATGCGTGTTTTATCCTCTATCATACCTCATTTACCATATAACTTTATGGTCATATTAATAGATAAGGTCCCATTTCATTTTCTAAAAACCGAATATTATGCTCTTGCAGCTGGCACTGTACTGGATAAAAGCCTACAAATCCCTTTTCCTAAACACCCTCAAGTAAGCATGATACAAGCAGAAGTGGAAAAAATTGATTTGGAAAACAATAAAGTTTGGTTGGCGGGGAGAAATCCGATCGATTATGATGATTTGATTATTGGACTTGGCTGTGAGGATAATTATCACCAAGTCGAGGGAGCTAAAGAAAACACTCATAGTATTCAAACCATCAATAAATCTAAACGAACACATAAGCATCTCCATAGCTTGCCTCAAGGGGCAAAGGTAGCGATTATTGGCGGCGGCTTAAGCGGTGTTGAATTAGCAGCAGAATTAGCTGAAAGTAGCAGCCTGCAAATAACACTATTGGATCGTGGAAATACCATATTATCTTCTTATCCTAAAAAAGTAAGAAACTATGTAGAACGATGGTTTACAGATAAAAAGGTTAATCTTATCAAAAATAGCAACATTACTTGTATAAAAAAAAATACAGTTTATAATCATGGAAGCCCCCACCATTATGACTGTATTATTTGGACAGCTGGCATTCAACCAAATAAAATTGTGCGAGAACTTGACGTGGAAAAAGATAAAAAAGGACGCATTATCTTATCCAAGCATCACCATCTTCCTGATAATGAGCATGTTTTCGTAGTTGGTGATTGCGCAAGCCTTTCTCATCCCCCCAGTGCACAGCTTGCAGAAGGACAGGCAGAACAAATTGCTTTTGTTTTAATATCTCGATGGCAAGGAAAAGTACTACCCAATTATATGCCGCCAATCAAGCTGAAAGGAGTCTTAGGATCATTAGGGAAAAAAGCCGGTTTCGGCCTTATTGCCAAGACTGCTTTAACAGGAAGAATTCCACGCTTAATTAAACATGGAGTGTTATGGAAAGATAAAAATAATAAAAATAAAATTAATCACTAG
- a CDS encoding GIY-YIG nuclease family protein: MLPKEYSRMNKYRYFFKKANPDLKFLLYHNYFDDFINNESPIHTTNFNDLKIDIFKGSFSNLYSISLSLNCYITSSSKKCNAYFASVHFNYTDFNIRGKKVFQWIPRVDWFKQDAHFGYSRTEQYPINNGNLLALVEEALEHNKKIDYRYKNLNNEKCQTIPEMYPSNPAFIYLIECQNKIKIGRSVEPNRRLSQIACNTPSETKLIATIYCEFADIVDELLKNHFKYLNHRGEWFSLTMDDIKRILTKNLPYPISQFLGEVTIYNKISSQTN, encoded by the coding sequence TTGTTACCTAAAGAATATAGCAGAATGAATAAATACAGATATTTTTTTAAAAAAGCTAATCCTGATTTAAAATTTTTACTATATCATAACTATTTTGACGACTTTATCAACAATGAATCTCCCATTCACACTACAAATTTTAATGATTTAAAAATCGATATATTTAAAGGTAGTTTTTCTAATTTATACAGCATCTCATTATCGTTAAATTGCTATATAACTAGCTCATCGAAGAAATGCAATGCATATTTCGCATCAGTCCACTTTAACTACACTGATTTTAATATTAGAGGAAAAAAAGTATTTCAATGGATTCCGCGTGTTGATTGGTTTAAGCAAGATGCGCATTTTGGTTATAGTCGGACAGAACAATATCCAATAAACAACGGTAATTTATTAGCATTAGTAGAAGAAGCATTAGAGCATAATAAGAAGATAGATTACAGATATAAAAATTTAAATAATGAAAAATGCCAAACGATACCTGAAATGTATCCTAGCAATCCAGCCTTTATCTACCTAATCGAATGCCAAAATAAAATAAAAATAGGTAGAAGCGTTGAACCAAATCGACGTCTTTCACAAATTGCATGTAATACACCTTCTGAAACAAAGTTAATAGCTACTATATATTGTGAATTTGCTGATATAGTAGATGAATTGCTAAAGAATCATTTTAAATATCTTAACCACAGAGGTGAGTGGTTTTCGTTAACAATGGATGATATAAAAAGAATATTAACAAAAAACCTTCCCTATCCTATAAGTCAATTTTTAGGAGAGGTAACAATATATAATAAAATCTCCTCCCAAACAAACTAA
- a CDS encoding NifU family protein: MQEVEMKEQVQEVLDKLRPFLLRDGGDCELVDVEDGIVKLRLLGACGSCPSSTITLKAGIERALLEEVPGVYEVEQVF; encoded by the coding sequence ATGCAAGAAGTGGAAATGAAAGAACAAGTACAAGAAGTACTAGATAAATTACGTCCATTCCTTTTAAGAGATGGTGGAGACTGTGAATTAGTGGATGTAGAGGATGGCATTGTAAAACTACGCTTGTTAGGTGCTTGCGGAAGCTGCCCAAGTTCTACTATTACTTTAAAAGCTGGTATTGAACGTGCGTTATTAGAGGAAGTACCAGGCGTTTATGAAGTGGAACAAGTATTTTAA
- a CDS encoding HesB/IscA family protein, with product MTEEIVHITEAAALQIKEMMKANDEEGSYLRVAVKGGGCSGLSYGMGFSPDKEENDQLFEQYGIRVLVDQNDGPILKGTKIDYKQSLMGGGFTIDNPNAIASCGCGSSFRTAKVAGTPEEC from the coding sequence GTGACAGAAGAAATTGTACACATAACAGAAGCCGCTGCTCTTCAAATAAAAGAAATGATGAAGGCGAACGATGAAGAAGGTTCCTATTTAAGAGTTGCCGTAAAAGGTGGAGGCTGCAGTGGTTTATCTTATGGAATGGGCTTCTCACCAGATAAAGAAGAAAACGATCAACTTTTTGAGCAATATGGCATTCGTGTGTTAGTTGATCAAAACGATGGTCCTATTTTAAAAGGAACAAAAATTGATTACAAGCAATCCCTAATGGGCGGAGGATTCACCATCGACAATCCTAATGCGATTGCTTCATGTGGCTGCGGGTCTTCTTTCCGTACAGCAAAAGTGGCTGGAACACCTGAGGAGTGTTAA
- a CDS encoding nucleotidyltransferase family protein: MLKNDEDVINLIQSDEKMMKIIKIASTLNLPDWWICAGFVRSKIWDTLHSFNERTETPDVDVIYFDDKNIDENFEKELEKKLIKLMPNIPWSVKNEARMHIINNLPSYTSSEDAISKFPETATALGVTLDKENNLILTAPWGLDDAINLELKPTPYFTETKELAVIYEERIIKKNWKSIWHKIKVHHIN; encoded by the coding sequence ATGTTAAAAAACGATGAAGATGTAATAAATCTAATCCAAAGCGATGAAAAAATGATGAAGATTATAAAGATTGCAAGCACACTTAATTTGCCTGATTGGTGGATATGTGCAGGATTTGTGCGTTCAAAAATCTGGGACACATTGCACAGTTTTAACGAAAGAACAGAGACCCCAGATGTTGATGTAATATATTTTGATGACAAAAACATCGATGAGAATTTTGAAAAGGAATTAGAGAAAAAATTGATAAAACTTATGCCTAATATACCTTGGTCTGTGAAAAATGAAGCAAGAATGCACATCATTAATAATCTTCCTTCCTATACTTCTTCTGAAGATGCTATTTCAAAGTTTCCAGAAACTGCGACAGCTTTAGGAGTAACGCTCGACAAGGAAAATAATTTAATTCTTACTGCTCCTTGGGGATTAGATGATGCTATCAATTTAGAGTTGAAACCGACCCCCTATTTTACTGAAACAAAAGAACTTGCTGTAATTTACGAGGAGCGGATTATAAAGAAGAATTGGAAGTCTATTTGGCATAAGATAAAAGTCCATCATATTAATTGA
- a CDS encoding DUF1450 domain-containing protein has translation MFKPLIEFCASNLASGAYEAKECLEQDDSLDVIDYGCLSYCGQCGDSLFALIDGEVVKGKDTKELVENIYQHLKENPS, from the coding sequence TTGTTTAAACCGCTAATTGAATTTTGTGCGAGTAACCTAGCATCAGGCGCATATGAAGCGAAAGAATGCCTTGAACAGGATGATTCTTTAGATGTGATTGACTATGGTTGTTTGAGTTATTGTGGGCAATGCGGGGATTCGTTATTTGCGTTGATAGATGGTGAAGTAGTAAAAGGGAAAGATACAAAAGAGCTTGTTGAAAATATCTATCAGCATTTGAAGGAGAATCCATCATAA